The proteins below come from a single Parageobacillus toebii NBRC 107807 genomic window:
- a CDS encoding sugar ABC transporter ATP-binding protein, whose translation MNGLYMNNIYKSFGTVNVLNGVNLHVQKGEVHALLGMNGAGKSTLMKILAGALFPDKGTITIDGEERRFSSPADAKKAGIGLVVQEVDTALFPSLTVYENIAASDIVDTKQKPLLSWKQQKHRAAKLLRQVGLSISPNKLIRECTLHEKQLIVLAKVLSSSARYIILDEPTAALSETETKRLFTIINDLKAQGVSFIYISHKLKEVKEICDRVTILRDGNVVHHGDVSTLSLEEMIQHMVGRVYTTVQKEARTYSDDILFKVEQLRIAKTGTTVDLEIHKGEIVGIAGLAGAGKTELAESLIAHTKATGEWWIDGKRYTFSSPKEAIAAGICLIPEERRKQGLFLDETVRTNLTVRLLSSLTKWQWVLQKKETQVAQHLVDVLRIHPPFPQAVVKQLSGGNQQKVVIGKWLKTNADVFIFDEPTKGIDVNAKQEVFSIIRSLADEGKAILYLTSEFQELLDIADTIYIMVDGQLVKRVSARDITYEQLIYYCSGGDLDGTAGRFDRQEKASAISS comes from the coding sequence ATGAACGGTCTTTATATGAACAATATTTATAAATCGTTTGGCACGGTAAACGTATTAAACGGCGTGAATCTCCATGTACAAAAAGGAGAAGTTCACGCCCTTTTAGGGATGAACGGAGCTGGGAAAAGCACATTGATGAAAATTCTCGCCGGCGCCCTTTTTCCAGACAAAGGCACGATAACAATAGATGGAGAAGAGCGCCGATTTTCTTCTCCTGCTGATGCGAAAAAAGCAGGCATTGGATTAGTTGTTCAAGAGGTCGATACCGCCCTGTTTCCATCGCTGACCGTCTATGAAAATATTGCTGCTAGCGACATCGTTGATACAAAACAAAAGCCTCTTCTTTCATGGAAACAGCAAAAACATCGGGCCGCAAAGCTTTTGCGCCAAGTTGGTCTGTCGATTTCGCCAAACAAGCTTATTCGCGAATGCACCTTGCATGAAAAACAGCTCATCGTTTTAGCAAAAGTGCTCTCCTCATCGGCCCGATACATTATTTTAGATGAGCCGACCGCCGCGCTCAGTGAAACAGAGACGAAGCGGCTGTTTACAATTATCAACGATTTAAAAGCACAGGGAGTTTCATTCATTTATATTTCTCACAAATTGAAAGAGGTAAAAGAGATTTGCGACCGCGTCACCATCTTGCGTGACGGAAACGTCGTCCACCATGGCGATGTTTCCACCCTTTCACTAGAAGAAATGATTCAACATATGGTTGGACGCGTTTATACAACCGTGCAAAAAGAAGCACGCACATACAGTGATGACATTCTTTTCAAAGTGGAACAGCTGCGCATCGCGAAAACAGGCACAACCGTCGATTTGGAAATTCATAAAGGGGAAATCGTCGGCATTGCCGGACTTGCTGGAGCCGGGAAAACCGAACTCGCCGAAAGTCTAATCGCCCATACAAAAGCGACGGGAGAATGGTGGATCGATGGAAAGCGTTATACGTTCTCCTCGCCAAAAGAAGCGATTGCGGCTGGAATCTGCCTTATTCCGGAAGAGCGGAGAAAACAAGGGCTTTTCTTAGATGAAACAGTCCGTACGAATCTTACGGTTCGGCTATTATCATCATTAACAAAGTGGCAATGGGTGTTGCAAAAGAAAGAAACACAAGTTGCTCAACATTTAGTGGATGTATTACGAATTCATCCGCCTTTTCCGCAAGCGGTTGTCAAACAGCTAAGCGGCGGCAATCAACAAAAAGTCGTCATTGGCAAATGGTTAAAGACAAACGCTGATGTATTCATTTTTGATGAACCGACAAAAGGTATTGATGTCAACGCGAAACAAGAGGTATTTTCGATCATCCGCTCCCTCGCCGATGAAGGAAAAGCGATTTTATATTTAACGAGTGAATTTCAAGAACTGCTCGATATCGCTGATACGATTTATATCATGGTAGACGGACAGCTTGTTAAACGTGTTTCCGCGCGTGATATCACCTATGAACAATTGATTTATTACTGCAGCGGAGGTGATTTGGATGGCACAGCCGGCCGTTTCGATCGCCAAGAAAAAGCAAGCGCCATCTCTTCTTGA
- a CDS encoding sugar ABC transporter substrate-binding protein, whose amino-acid sequence MKQFRLNYLVAFLFSIIVILSGCMNEQDAVSSKPAKQENSTAEEASETTAATTEQADIPEELKKPIKIAAIMQMSIGTFSSQYIAGVKEQVQKFGGEVQIYNADNDLTKMASYVETAITQNVDAILLDHGRADALEGPVKKAVEKGIPVVAFDNDLNIPGVTVIDQDDYSLAWKTLKTLAEDLNGEGNIVTIWVGGFTPMERRHVIYDAFKKRYPNIKEVAKFGTASANTALDTQTQMEAILKKYPNKGDIDAVFATWDEFAKGATRAIEQAGRNEIKVYGIDLSDEDLQMMQKPNSPWVATTATDPAEVGRVQVRFAYQKIAGEKTPNIYSLEPHLVKRSDLPNQQVSMNELHEYISGWGQSNVAISPWMKTLEAQVKNK is encoded by the coding sequence ATGAAACAATTTAGACTTAACTATTTAGTCGCATTTCTTTTTTCCATTATCGTCATCCTTAGCGGCTGCATGAATGAACAAGACGCCGTCAGTTCGAAACCGGCCAAACAAGAAAACAGCACGGCCGAAGAAGCAAGCGAAACAACAGCTGCAACAACCGAACAAGCAGATATCCCTGAAGAATTAAAAAAACCAATAAAAATTGCCGCCATTATGCAAATGTCGATCGGCACGTTTTCTTCTCAGTATATCGCTGGCGTAAAAGAACAAGTGCAAAAATTTGGCGGCGAAGTGCAAATTTACAATGCGGATAACGACTTAACGAAAATGGCTTCCTATGTCGAAACAGCCATTACGCAAAACGTCGATGCGATTCTATTAGATCACGGACGCGCTGATGCGTTGGAAGGTCCGGTGAAAAAAGCAGTCGAAAAAGGCATTCCTGTTGTCGCATTCGATAACGATTTAAACATCCCAGGCGTAACAGTGATTGACCAAGATGACTACAGCCTTGCATGGAAAACGTTAAAAACATTGGCCGAAGACTTAAACGGCGAAGGAAACATCGTCACCATTTGGGTTGGCGGATTTACACCGATGGAACGTCGTCATGTGATTTACGATGCGTTTAAAAAACGCTATCCGAACATCAAAGAAGTGGCGAAATTCGGTACGGCCAGCGCCAATACCGCTTTAGACACACAAACGCAAATGGAAGCGATTTTGAAAAAATATCCGAATAAAGGCGATATTGACGCAGTGTTTGCGACTTGGGATGAATTTGCCAAAGGCGCAACGCGTGCGATCGAGCAAGCAGGACGCAATGAAATTAAAGTATATGGCATCGATTTAAGCGATGAAGATTTGCAAATGATGCAAAAGCCAAACAGCCCTTGGGTCGCTACAACAGCAACGGATCCAGCCGAAGTCGGTCGCGTTCAAGTTCGCTTTGCGTATCAAAAAATTGCTGGCGAGAAAACGCCAAACATTTATTCACTAGAACCGCATTTAGTCAAACGATCCGATTTGCCTAACCAACAAGTTTCGATGAATGAGCTTCATGAATACATTTCCGGCTGGGGGCAATCAAATGTTGCCATTTCCCCTTGGATGAAAACATTGGAAGCACAGGTGAAAAACAAATGA
- a CDS encoding pyridoxal phosphate-dependent aminotransferase: MKQFPLSELLQSLPKQFFASLVDKVAKKMAEGHDIINLGQGNPDQPTPPHIVEAMQKAVANPKYHKYSPFQGYSFLKRAVAKFYEREYGVAIDPEKEVAVLFGGKAGLVEIPQCLANPGDIVLVPDPGYPDYWSGIALARAEMVMMPLRAENQFLPDYDEIPANIAEKAKIMFLNYPNNPTGAIASKEFFEETVSFAAKHGICVVHDFAYGAIGFDGKKPVSFLQAEGAKEIGVEIYTFSKTYNMAGWRVAFAVGNESVIAAINLLQDHLYVSLFGAIQEAAATALLSSQRCVEELVALYESRRNTLIDALRQIGWDVDAPKGSFFAWLPVPNGWTSERFSDYLLEKAHVVVAPGIGFGKHGEGYVRVGLLTSESRLQEAAERIAKLGLF; encoded by the coding sequence ATGAAACAATTTCCACTATCTGAGTTATTGCAGAGCCTTCCAAAACAGTTTTTTGCTTCGCTTGTCGATAAAGTCGCAAAAAAAATGGCGGAGGGGCATGACATCATCAATTTAGGGCAAGGAAATCCCGACCAGCCGACTCCACCGCATATCGTGGAGGCGATGCAAAAAGCGGTGGCGAACCCAAAATATCACAAATACTCGCCATTTCAAGGGTATTCCTTTTTGAAACGCGCCGTTGCTAAGTTTTATGAGCGCGAATACGGCGTTGCCATTGATCCGGAAAAAGAAGTGGCGGTTTTGTTTGGCGGGAAAGCGGGTCTTGTGGAGATCCCGCAATGTTTAGCCAATCCAGGCGATATTGTGCTCGTGCCTGACCCGGGATATCCGGATTATTGGTCGGGGATTGCGCTGGCGCGCGCGGAAATGGTGATGATGCCATTGCGTGCGGAAAATCAGTTTTTGCCTGATTATGATGAAATTCCTGCAAATATTGCGGAAAAAGCAAAAATCATGTTTTTAAACTATCCGAATAATCCAACCGGGGCGATCGCTTCTAAGGAGTTTTTTGAAGAAACGGTGTCGTTTGCCGCAAAACACGGAATTTGTGTCGTTCATGATTTTGCTTACGGTGCGATTGGCTTTGACGGAAAAAAACCGGTCAGCTTTCTTCAAGCAGAGGGGGCAAAAGAAATTGGCGTTGAAATTTATACATTCTCCAAAACATATAATATGGCGGGCTGGCGCGTGGCGTTTGCCGTTGGAAATGAGAGCGTGATTGCGGCGATTAACTTGCTGCAAGACCATTTATATGTGAGTTTGTTTGGCGCCATTCAAGAAGCGGCGGCAACCGCATTGCTTTCTTCGCAGCGCTGCGTGGAAGAGCTTGTCGCACTGTATGAATCGCGGCGCAATACGCTTATTGACGCGTTGCGGCAAATTGGCTGGGATGTCGACGCCCCAAAAGGTTCATTTTTTGCGTGGCTTCCGGTGCCGAACGGATGGACATCGGAACGTTTTTCCGATTATTTGCTGGAAAAAGCGCATGTCGTTGTCGCGCCGGGAATTGGATTTGGCAAGCATGGAGAAGGATATGTGCGAGTTGGGTTATTAACAAGCGAATCCCGCCTGCAAGAAGCGGCGGAACGGATTGCGAAGCTTGGTCTTTTCTAA
- the mtnK gene encoding S-methyl-5-thioribose kinase codes for MPVSHPTVYEPLTEQGAISLTVRLGLFPEGTPLACREIGDGNLNLVFRVVDQQTKKGIIVKQALPYAKVVGESWPLTLKRAVIESNALRTFASYVPQYVPKVYYSDESLAITVMEDLSHLQIARKGLIEGKTYPLLSQHIGEFIAKTSFYTSDFGMNQQEKKQLAQSFVNPELCKITEDLVFTDPFFNHETNNFEDELRDDVEALWNDDKLRLEVAKLKRKFLTEGDALIHGDLHTGSIFASDEETKIIDPEFAFYGPFGFDIGQFFANLLLNALSRPEQQQEPLFAHIDKTWDVFATIFSDLWRTHNVEPYAKTEGLLEDVLHHTFIDAIGFAGCEVIRRTIGLAHVADLDGIEDKEERLQAKRYALRLGRSLILQRETLSSTKEIRSLFAQTVLAATN; via the coding sequence ATGCCAGTTTCTCATCCAACGGTTTATGAACCATTAACGGAACAAGGCGCAATCTCTTTGACGGTCCGTCTCGGTCTTTTTCCGGAAGGAACACCGCTTGCCTGCCGCGAAATTGGCGACGGCAACTTAAATCTTGTTTTCCGCGTTGTCGATCAGCAAACAAAGAAAGGAATTATCGTAAAACAAGCGCTCCCGTACGCAAAAGTAGTCGGTGAAAGCTGGCCGCTCACATTAAAACGCGCTGTTATTGAAAGCAATGCGCTGCGCACATTCGCAAGCTATGTTCCGCAATACGTGCCAAAAGTATACTATTCCGATGAATCTTTGGCAATTACCGTTATGGAAGATTTATCTCACTTGCAAATCGCCCGCAAAGGGTTGATTGAAGGAAAAACATATCCACTTTTATCGCAGCATATTGGCGAATTTATCGCAAAGACATCGTTTTACACTTCCGACTTTGGCATGAATCAACAAGAAAAAAAACAACTGGCGCAAAGTTTTGTTAATCCGGAATTATGCAAAATCACCGAAGACCTTGTATTTACCGATCCGTTCTTTAATCATGAAACGAACAACTTTGAAGACGAGCTTCGCGATGATGTAGAAGCGCTTTGGAACGATGACAAGCTCCGCTTAGAAGTCGCCAAATTAAAGCGCAAGTTTTTAACCGAAGGAGATGCGCTCATCCACGGTGATTTGCATACTGGAAGCATTTTCGCCAGCGATGAAGAAACGAAAATCATTGATCCAGAGTTTGCGTTTTATGGCCCGTTCGGTTTTGACATCGGCCAATTTTTCGCAAACTTGCTGTTAAATGCGTTGTCCCGCCCAGAACAACAACAAGAACCGTTATTTGCTCATATCGACAAAACTTGGGATGTATTCGCGACAATCTTTTCTGATCTTTGGCGCACTCACAATGTAGAACCATATGCAAAAACAGAAGGATTGTTAGAAGACGTGCTGCATCACACGTTTATTGACGCGATCGGCTTTGCCGGATGTGAAGTCATCCGCCGCACGATTGGATTAGCACATGTCGCTGACCTTGATGGCATTGAGGATAAAGAGGAACGCTTACAAGCAAAACGTTATGCCCTTCGTCTTGGCAGAAGCCTCATTTTGCAACGTGAAACATTATCTAGCACTAAAGAAATCCGTTCCCTTTTCGCACAAACAGTGCTTGCAGCAACGAATTAA
- a CDS encoding methylthioribulose 1-phosphate dehydratase produces the protein MSLLLKRWKELAEIKAELAARDWFFATSGNLSIKVTDDPLTFLVTASGKDKRKQTDEDFLLVDASGNPVENTHLKPSAETLLHVEIYKKTNAGCGLHVHTIDNNVISELYGDDGEVAFSGQEIIKAFGIWEEDAVIRIPIIPNYAHIPTLAKEFAKHVNGDAGAVLIRNHGITVWGRDAFEAKKFLEAWEFLFSWHVKWLLLKQAAVLPVVKP, from the coding sequence ATGAGTTTGCTCCTAAAGAGATGGAAAGAGCTTGCCGAGATAAAAGCGGAATTGGCGGCGCGCGATTGGTTTTTTGCCACAAGCGGCAACTTGTCGATCAAAGTAACCGATGACCCGCTCACTTTTTTAGTCACGGCAAGCGGCAAAGACAAACGCAAGCAGACAGACGAAGATTTTTTGCTTGTCGACGCTTCCGGAAATCCAGTGGAGAATACGCATTTAAAGCCGTCCGCCGAAACGCTTTTGCATGTGGAAATTTACAAGAAAACGAACGCGGGCTGCGGTCTCCACGTCCATACGATCGACAATAACGTTATCTCCGAATTATACGGAGATGACGGAGAAGTTGCGTTTTCCGGCCAGGAAATTATTAAAGCGTTTGGGATTTGGGAAGAAGATGCGGTCATCCGCATTCCGATTATTCCGAATTACGCGCATATTCCAACGCTTGCGAAGGAATTTGCCAAGCATGTAAACGGCGACGCCGGCGCGGTATTGATCCGCAACCATGGCATTACCGTATGGGGAAGAGACGCGTTTGAGGCGAAGAAGTTTTTAGAAGCATGGGAGTTTTTATTCAGCTGGCACGTCAAGTGGCTGCTGCTAAAGCAGGCCGCCGTGCTGCCGGTTGTTAAACCATAA
- a CDS encoding ABC transporter permease has protein sequence MAQPAVSIAKKKQAPSLLEFLYKHGTLLAILVVIAYFGITLDRFFTYENFSDILRSISIVTLVAIGITFSLIVDGFDLSVGSTVSLATIASAAALVLYRQEILVTLLVPLLLGVAVGLLNSLLIVKLKLPDLLATLATMYAINGVQLTYTKGFSIYNDMPLPDGGTAPGKFIPSFLFIGQGEVFGIPFSVLLMLVVVIAAHLFLTYTKPGRLFYMTGENREAARLSGIPVNRYRTYAYVISGFFAALGGIVLASRIGTGQVSAGASFLMDGVAAAYIGFSVFGAGKPNVIGTLFGSILMGVLLNGLTMMNVPYYAQDIIKGAILVGALALSHMQKK, from the coding sequence ATGGCACAGCCGGCCGTTTCGATCGCCAAGAAAAAGCAAGCGCCATCTCTTCTTGAATTTTTATATAAACATGGAACACTGCTTGCCATTCTCGTTGTCATTGCTTATTTTGGCATTACTCTTGATCGGTTTTTTACGTATGAAAATTTCAGCGATATTTTACGGTCTATTTCCATCGTCACACTCGTCGCTATTGGCATCACCTTTTCTCTGATTGTGGATGGATTTGATTTATCTGTTGGTTCGACCGTCAGCCTAGCGACGATCGCAAGCGCCGCGGCACTCGTATTATACCGCCAGGAAATTCTAGTGACGTTGCTTGTTCCGCTTTTACTGGGAGTCGCCGTCGGCTTATTAAACTCGTTATTAATTGTGAAATTAAAATTGCCGGATTTACTGGCTACATTGGCGACAATGTATGCGATTAACGGCGTGCAGCTGACGTACACGAAAGGATTTTCCATTTACAACGACATGCCGCTTCCAGACGGAGGAACGGCGCCGGGCAAATTCATTCCTTCCTTTTTATTTATCGGTCAAGGGGAAGTATTCGGCATTCCGTTTTCTGTTTTATTAATGCTAGTGGTCGTCATTGCTGCTCATCTATTTTTAACATATACCAAACCAGGAAGATTGTTTTATATGACGGGAGAAAATCGGGAAGCAGCACGGCTTTCGGGAATCCCTGTCAATCGCTACCGCACTTACGCTTACGTGATCAGCGGATTTTTTGCCGCGCTCGGCGGGATTGTCCTCGCTTCCCGCATCGGAACAGGACAAGTATCAGCAGGAGCCTCCTTTTTAATGGATGGAGTAGCTGCCGCTTATATCGGCTTTTCCGTGTTTGGCGCGGGAAAACCGAACGTCATCGGCACGCTGTTTGGCTCGATTTTAATGGGGGTTCTGCTCAATGGACTAACGATGATGAACGTTCCGTATTACGCTCAGGATATCATTAAAGGGGCTATTTTAGTCGGGGCACTTGCGTTATCGCACATGCAAAAAAAATAG
- a CDS encoding carbon-nitrogen family hydrolase codes for MTIKIACLQLDIAFGNPNENERRVEREIEKISKNHPDIIVLPELWTTGYDLTRLDEIADEGGMRTKAFIQKLAKSHHVNIVAGSIARKTDRGVTNTMYIADRNGIIVGEYSKLHLFQLMDEHLYLQPGEEMGLFTLENTRCAGVICYDIRFPEWIRVHMVQGAEVLFVVAEWPLPRLSHWRTLLAARAIENQCYVIACNRAGSDPNNVFAGHSLVVDPWGEIIAEANEEPCTLMAQIDLQKVREVRKQIPIFADRRANDYIAAEKNFLKKS; via the coding sequence ATGACGATAAAAATCGCATGTCTTCAGCTAGATATCGCTTTTGGCAATCCTAATGAAAACGAACGGCGCGTTGAAAGAGAGATAGAAAAAATTTCAAAAAATCACCCAGATATTATCGTCCTTCCTGAACTATGGACGACTGGCTATGACTTAACCAGACTCGATGAGATTGCCGATGAGGGCGGTATGCGTACAAAAGCGTTCATTCAAAAACTTGCCAAGTCGCATCATGTCAATATTGTCGCTGGATCAATTGCCAGAAAAACAGATCGCGGCGTCACCAATACGATGTACATCGCCGACCGAAACGGCATCATCGTTGGCGAATATAGCAAACTCCATTTGTTCCAGCTGATGGATGAACATCTTTACTTACAGCCAGGGGAAGAAATGGGATTGTTCACATTAGAAAACACTCGATGTGCAGGCGTCATTTGTTATGACATCCGCTTCCCAGAATGGATTCGCGTCCATATGGTCCAAGGGGCGGAAGTGTTATTTGTCGTCGCCGAGTGGCCGCTTCCTCGCCTTTCGCATTGGCGTACACTGCTTGCGGCGCGCGCGATTGAAAATCAATGCTACGTCATCGCGTGCAATCGCGCTGGAAGCGATCCAAACAATGTCTTTGCCGGTCATTCGCTGGTGGTTGACCCATGGGGAGAAATCATTGCAGAAGCAAATGAAGAACCTTGTACGTTAATGGCACAAATCGATCTTCAAAAAGTAAGAGAAGTGCGAAAACAAATCCCGATTTTTGCGGACCGCAGAGCTAACGACTACATCGCTGCAGAAAAAAATTTTTTAAAAAAGAGTTGA
- the mtnA gene encoding S-methyl-5-thioribose-1-phosphate isomerase: MAEPFAIPRSVEWNDTHITILNQQKLPLVTEYLELKDIEDVRDAIVTLKVRGAPAIGITAAYGLALSAQQYETESLEKFKEHVRKDRDYLASSRPTAVNLFWALDRLVSSIAHVSSVNEAKTTLIHEAIRIQIEDEDVCRRIGEHALSLFQNGDRVLTICNAGSIATARYGTALAPFYLAKEKGMNLHVYASETRPVLQGARLTTWELMQAGVDVTLITDNMAAQTIKAKNITAVIVGADRIAANGDTANKIGTFGLALLAKAFGIPFYVAAPLSTIDLATKTGEEIPIEERNPEEVTHIAGTRIAPEGVNVYNPAFDVTPHDLITAIITEKGIVRGNYETELPALFAKEARHETI; the protein is encoded by the coding sequence ATGGCAGAACCATTCGCAATCCCGCGCTCTGTGGAATGGAACGACACTCATATTACAATTTTAAATCAACAAAAGCTACCATTAGTGACGGAATATTTGGAATTAAAAGATATTGAAGATGTACGGGACGCAATCGTCACGTTAAAAGTACGCGGCGCACCGGCGATCGGCATTACGGCTGCTTACGGCCTCGCTCTTTCTGCACAGCAATATGAAACAGAATCACTGGAAAAATTTAAAGAGCACGTGCGAAAGGACCGCGACTACTTAGCAAGCTCTCGGCCAACTGCAGTGAACTTGTTTTGGGCATTAGACCGGCTTGTTTCCAGCATCGCCCACGTTTCCTCTGTTAACGAAGCAAAAACGACGCTCATCCATGAAGCGATTCGCATTCAAATTGAAGATGAAGATGTATGCCGCCGCATCGGAGAGCATGCGCTTTCCTTATTTCAAAACGGCGACCGCGTTTTAACCATTTGCAATGCTGGTTCGATCGCAACCGCCCGCTATGGCACGGCGCTTGCTCCGTTTTATTTAGCGAAAGAAAAAGGGATGAATCTTCATGTTTACGCGTCGGAAACTCGTCCGGTCCTGCAAGGAGCAAGATTGACGACGTGGGAATTGATGCAAGCGGGTGTAGACGTCACTCTTATTACCGACAATATGGCGGCGCAGACGATCAAGGCGAAAAACATTACCGCTGTCATTGTCGGCGCCGACCGAATTGCCGCCAACGGTGACACTGCCAACAAAATCGGCACCTTTGGACTGGCGCTGCTCGCTAAAGCGTTTGGCATTCCATTTTATGTCGCCGCGCCATTATCGACCATTGATTTAGCAACCAAAACAGGGGAAGAAATTCCGATTGAAGAACGCAATCCAGAGGAAGTGACGCATATCGCCGGAACGCGAATCGCTCCAGAAGGAGTAAACGTTTATAATCCAGCGTTCGATGTAACACCGCACGACCTTATCACGGCCATTATTACCGAAAAAGGGATCGTCCGCGGCAATTATGAAACTGAACTGCCAGCACTGTTTGCAAAGGAGGCTCGCCATGAAACAATTTAG
- the mtnX gene encoding 2-hydroxy-3-keto-5-methylthiopentenyl-1-phosphate phosphatase — translation MTKPIIFCDFDGTITDNDNIIAIMKRFAPPEWETLKDDILSQRISVQEGVGAMFSLLPSGWKEEIVDFILQNARIRDGFREFVAFTKERDISLYVISGGIDFFVYPLLEGLIEKERIFCNGSDFSGETIRITWPHSCDEQCQNGCGCCKPSLLRKLTKPDAFHIVIGDSITDLAVAKLADHVIARDFLLQKCQELDIPHTPFTTFFDVIHFLETMEVRS, via the coding sequence ATGACAAAACCAATCATCTTTTGTGATTTTGATGGGACGATTACAGACAATGACAACATTATCGCGATTATGAAACGGTTTGCGCCGCCGGAATGGGAAACGTTAAAAGACGATATATTATCACAGCGCATCTCGGTGCAAGAAGGGGTTGGCGCGATGTTTTCCCTTCTTCCATCAGGTTGGAAAGAAGAGATTGTCGATTTCATTTTACAAAATGCCCGCATCCGTGACGGGTTTCGAGAATTTGTCGCGTTTACGAAGGAACGTGATATTTCGCTATATGTCATAAGCGGCGGCATCGACTTTTTTGTCTATCCGCTTTTAGAAGGGCTCATCGAAAAAGAGCGCATCTTTTGCAATGGCTCTGATTTCAGCGGAGAGACAATTCGCATTACATGGCCGCATTCATGTGATGAACAGTGTCAAAACGGCTGCGGCTGCTGCAAGCCGTCGTTGCTTCGAAAATTGACAAAGCCTGATGCCTTTCATATCGTCATCGGCGATTCGATCACCGATTTAGCAGTGGCAAAGCTGGCGGATCATGTTATCGCCCGTGACTTTTTGCTGCAAAAATGCCAAGAACTAGATATTCCGCATACGCCGTTTACGACGTTTTTCGATGTCATTCATTTTCTGGAGACGATGGAGGTGAGGTCATGA
- the mtnW gene encoding 2,3-diketo-5-methylthiopentyl-1-phosphate enolase encodes MSQVIATYLIHDEKDLEKKAEGIALGLTVGSWTDLPLLEQEQLRKHKGVVVSVQELEENERANRYFGKRLKRGIVRIAYPSLNFSADIPALLTTVFGKLSLDGEVRLLDLTFSDEWKRQFPGPRFGIDEIRKKVGVYERPLLMSIFKGMIGRDLTYLSEQLKQQALGGVDLVKDDEILFENELTPFEKRITAGKAVLNEVYEKTGKRTLYAVNLTGKTFELKEKAKRAVELGADVLLFNVFAYGLDVLQGLREDDEITIPIMAHPAFSGAFTPSEFYGIKASLLLGKLLRLVGADFVLFPSPYGSVALDKEEALGIAAELTNDKEPFKRSFPVPSAGIHPGLVPLLFRDFGIDSIVNAGGGIHGHPDGATGGGRAFRAAIDAALAGKSLHEAARENEALRKAIDLWGAVEVTS; translated from the coding sequence ATGAGTCAAGTAATTGCCACATATCTTATTCACGATGAAAAAGATTTAGAGAAAAAGGCGGAAGGAATTGCGCTTGGGTTGACCGTTGGTTCGTGGACGGATTTGCCGCTTCTTGAGCAGGAACAATTGCGCAAGCATAAAGGAGTAGTTGTAAGCGTACAAGAACTCGAGGAGAACGAACGCGCCAACCGTTACTTTGGAAAGCGATTGAAGCGTGGAATCGTTCGCATTGCATACCCGAGCTTAAACTTTAGCGCGGATATTCCGGCGCTTTTAACGACGGTGTTTGGCAAATTGTCGCTGGATGGAGAAGTGAGATTGCTAGATTTAACGTTTTCCGACGAATGGAAAAGACAGTTTCCTGGCCCGCGTTTTGGCATTGACGAAATCCGCAAAAAAGTGGGTGTATATGAACGCCCGCTTCTGATGAGCATTTTTAAAGGGATGATCGGCCGCGATTTAACATATTTATCCGAGCAGCTGAAACAACAAGCGCTCGGCGGGGTCGATCTCGTTAAAGACGATGAAATTTTGTTTGAAAACGAATTAACGCCGTTTGAAAAGCGAATTACGGCTGGAAAAGCGGTGTTAAACGAAGTGTACGAAAAGACAGGAAAACGGACGTTATATGCGGTGAACTTGACTGGAAAAACGTTCGAATTGAAGGAGAAAGCAAAACGCGCAGTCGAATTAGGAGCCGATGTATTGTTATTTAACGTATTTGCGTACGGTTTGGATGTGCTCCAAGGGTTGCGCGAAGATGATGAGATCACCATTCCGATCATGGCTCATCCGGCATTCAGCGGGGCGTTTACTCCATCGGAGTTTTACGGAATAAAAGCATCCTTGCTGCTTGGCAAATTGCTTCGCCTTGTTGGTGCAGATTTTGTGCTTTTTCCATCGCCATACGGAAGCGTTGCCCTTGATAAAGAAGAGGCGCTTGGCATTGCCGCGGAGTTGACGAATGATAAGGAGCCGTTTAAACGGTCGTTCCCAGTTCCGTCAGCTGGCATTCATCCAGGGCTTGTGCCATTGTTGTTCCGCGATTTTGGCATAGATAGCATCGTCAATGCAGGCGGCGGCATACACGGACATCCAGACGGAGCGACAGGCGGCGGCAGAGCATTTCGCGCTGCGATCGATGCGGCTCTTGCCGGAAAATCGCTTCATGAAGCAGCGCGCGAAAATGAGGCATTGCGAAAGGCGATTGACTTATGGGGCGCAGTAGAGGTGACATCATGA